One Agrococcus jenensis genomic region harbors:
- a CDS encoding sugar phosphate isomerase/epimerase family protein, which yields MIQVGLSTISVFPKGVEDGFRLAHEAGYDGVEVMVTTDAKTRSPEKLLELSERYQQPIMAIHAPVVLLTTFVWGRDPFVKLDRSAALAVSVGAPTVVVHPPFRWQGKYASTFTDAVRQTEQKHGVEVAVENMFPWSMGGADRQAYLPGIDPSEMDVDHATLDFSHCALARRDSMELALDLGDRLRHLHLTDGVAADEDKVFDEHLIPGHGNEPVAEVLQMLAAKQWTGQVIAEIKTRHARSERDRLRLLVETLEFAREHLGQNAVADEGADAEARP from the coding sequence ATGATCCAGGTCGGCCTCAGCACGATCTCCGTCTTCCCCAAGGGGGTCGAGGACGGCTTCCGGCTCGCGCACGAAGCGGGATACGACGGCGTCGAGGTCATGGTGACCACCGATGCCAAGACCCGCAGCCCCGAGAAGCTGCTCGAGCTCTCGGAGCGCTACCAGCAGCCGATCATGGCGATCCACGCGCCGGTCGTGCTGCTCACGACCTTCGTCTGGGGGCGCGATCCGTTCGTGAAGCTCGACCGCTCCGCCGCGCTCGCGGTGTCGGTCGGCGCGCCCACCGTGGTGGTGCATCCGCCCTTCCGGTGGCAGGGCAAGTACGCGAGCACCTTCACGGATGCGGTGCGGCAGACCGAGCAGAAGCACGGCGTCGAGGTCGCGGTCGAGAACATGTTCCCGTGGTCGATGGGCGGGGCGGACCGCCAGGCGTACCTGCCCGGCATCGACCCGAGCGAGATGGACGTCGACCACGCGACCCTCGACTTCTCGCACTGCGCGCTCGCGCGGCGCGACTCGATGGAGCTCGCGCTCGACCTCGGCGACCGGCTGCGCCACCTGCACCTCACGGACGGCGTCGCCGCCGACGAGGACAAGGTCTTCGACGAGCACCTCATCCCCGGCCACGGCAACGAGCCGGTCGCCGAGGTGCTGCAGATGCTCGCCGCGAAGCAGTGGACCGGACAGGTCATCGCCGAGATCAAGACCCGGCACGCGCGCTCGGAGCGCGACCGGCTGCGGCTGCTCGTCGAGACGCTCGAGTTCGCGCGCGAGCACCTGGGGCAGAACGCGGTGGCCGATGAGGGCGCCGACGCGGAGGCACGGCCCTAG
- a CDS encoding multicopper oxidase family protein, whose translation MLGILVAAALVVAVGAAWWSSLRPDTYSAMAMGVADPGGGPAVAGEGGHGHGPGAAAALDLTTLVADPARAADVRVELVARAARIALPGGEQVDAFTLNGSTPGPEIRARQGQLVEVVLRNESVAAGTTLHWHGVDVPAAMDGVAGVTQDAVPPGGSFTYRFVAEDAGSYWYHAHQVSHAQVLGGLFGALVVDPAEPTAHDVDVVALLHTYPGTSRTIDGVSGDIAREAEPGAVVRVRVVNTDNAPTVVWVTGAGFRLLAIDGTDVHEPTDVEGRKVAVTAGGRVDLEVRVPSGGARVQAPGVSLALGAAAPAAAAAPAEVLDPLSYGSPAPLRFDPAAADRAFAYDIGRFPGFLNGVPGIWWTINGRMGGDVPAYHVAEGDVVTMRITNGSGEVHPMHLHGHHVVVLARDGVPASGSPWWVDSLDVGHGETYEIAFVADNPGIWMDHCHTLPHAVEGLMTHVMYEGVSTPFLLGGGSGNAPE comes from the coding sequence GTGCTCGGCATCCTCGTCGCGGCGGCGCTCGTGGTCGCTGTCGGCGCCGCCTGGTGGTCGAGCCTGCGCCCCGACACCTACTCGGCGATGGCGATGGGCGTCGCCGACCCCGGTGGCGGTCCGGCCGTCGCGGGGGAGGGCGGCCACGGCCACGGGCCGGGCGCGGCAGCAGCGCTCGATCTGACGACCCTCGTCGCCGACCCCGCGCGCGCCGCAGACGTGCGCGTCGAGCTCGTCGCGCGCGCAGCGCGCATCGCGCTGCCCGGCGGCGAGCAGGTCGACGCGTTCACGCTCAACGGGTCGACGCCCGGGCCGGAGATCCGGGCGCGGCAGGGGCAGCTCGTCGAGGTGGTGCTCCGCAACGAGTCGGTCGCCGCCGGCACGACGCTGCACTGGCACGGCGTCGACGTGCCCGCGGCGATGGACGGCGTCGCCGGCGTGACGCAGGACGCGGTGCCGCCCGGCGGCAGCTTCACGTACCGCTTCGTCGCCGAGGACGCGGGCAGCTACTGGTACCACGCGCACCAGGTGTCGCACGCGCAGGTGCTCGGCGGGCTCTTCGGCGCGCTCGTCGTCGACCCGGCCGAGCCGACCGCCCACGACGTCGACGTCGTGGCGCTGCTGCACACCTACCCGGGCACCTCGCGCACGATCGACGGCGTCTCCGGCGACATCGCGCGCGAGGCCGAGCCGGGCGCGGTGGTGCGGGTGCGCGTGGTGAACACCGACAACGCGCCGACGGTCGTCTGGGTCACGGGCGCAGGCTTCCGCCTGCTCGCGATCGACGGCACCGACGTGCACGAGCCGACCGACGTCGAGGGGCGCAAGGTCGCCGTCACGGCCGGCGGCCGCGTCGACCTCGAGGTGCGGGTGCCGAGCGGCGGCGCGCGCGTGCAGGCGCCGGGCGTCTCGCTCGCGCTCGGGGCGGCCGCGCCCGCCGCGGCCGCAGCGCCCGCCGAGGTGCTCGACCCGCTCTCCTACGGCTCACCCGCGCCACTCCGTTTCGACCCGGCCGCGGCCGACCGCGCGTTCGCCTACGACATCGGCCGCTTCCCGGGGTTCCTGAACGGGGTCCCCGGCATCTGGTGGACGATCAACGGGCGGATGGGCGGCGACGTCCCGGCGTACCACGTGGCGGAGGGCGACGTCGTGACCATGCGCATCACGAACGGCAGCGGCGAGGTGCACCCGATGCACCTGCACGGGCACCACGTCGTCGTGCTGGCGCGCGACGGCGTGCCCGCATCCGGCAGCCCCTGGTGGGTCGACTCGCTCGACGTCGGGCACGGCGAGACGTACGAGATCGCGTTCGTCGCCGACAACCCGGGCATCTGGATGGACCACTGCCACACGCTGCCGCACGCCGTCGAGGGGCTCATGACGCATGTCATGTACGAGGGCGTCTCGACCCCGTTCCTGCTCGGCGGCGGCTCGGGCAACGCCCCCGAGTAG
- the ilvD gene encoding dihydroxy-acid dehydratase encodes MPEIDIKPRSRAVTDGVEATTSRGMLRAVGMGDGDWEKPQIGIASSWNEITPCNLSLDRLARSSKEGVHAGGGYPLQFGTISVSDGISMGHEGMHFSLVSREVIADSVETVVMAERLDGTVLLAGCDKSLPGMLMAAARLDLASVFVYAGSIAPGFAKLEDGTIPQSMTIIDSFEAVGAFKAGKISAEDLHRIECGFAPGEGACGGMYTANTMACVAEALGMSLPGSSTPLSADRRRDFYARRSGEAVVELLRRGITARDILTKEAFENAITVAMVLGGSTNAVLHLLAIAHEAEVELTLEDFRRIGQRSPHLADVKPFGAYVAQDFDRVGGMPVVMKALLDAGLLHGDALTVTGRTVAENLAELDPAPIDGTVVRALDDPIHATGGLTILDGTLAPEGAVVKTAGFDAEVFEGPARVFDRERAAMDALTNGEVQAGDVVVIRYEGPKGGPGMREMLAITAAIKGAGLGKDVLLLTDGRFSGGTTGLCIGHIAPEAVDSGPIAFVRDGDRIRVDIAARSLDLIVDEAELASRREGWEPLPPRYTRGVLAKYARLVRSAATGAVTG; translated from the coding sequence ATGCCAGAGATCGACATCAAACCGCGTTCGCGCGCCGTGACGGACGGCGTCGAGGCCACCACGAGCCGCGGGATGCTGCGCGCGGTCGGGATGGGCGACGGCGACTGGGAGAAGCCCCAGATCGGCATCGCGAGCTCGTGGAACGAGATCACCCCCTGCAACCTCTCGCTCGACCGCCTCGCGCGCTCGTCGAAGGAGGGCGTGCACGCCGGCGGCGGCTACCCGCTGCAGTTCGGCACGATCTCGGTCTCGGACGGCATCTCGATGGGCCACGAGGGCATGCACTTCTCGCTCGTCAGCCGCGAGGTCATCGCCGACAGCGTCGAGACGGTCGTCATGGCGGAGCGCCTCGACGGCACCGTGCTGCTCGCCGGCTGCGACAAGTCGCTCCCCGGCATGCTCATGGCCGCGGCGCGCCTCGACCTGGCGAGCGTCTTCGTCTATGCCGGCTCGATCGCGCCCGGCTTCGCGAAGCTCGAGGACGGCACGATCCCGCAGTCGATGACGATCATCGACTCGTTCGAGGCCGTCGGCGCCTTCAAGGCCGGCAAGATCTCGGCCGAGGACCTGCACCGCATCGAGTGCGGCTTCGCGCCCGGCGAGGGCGCGTGCGGCGGCATGTACACCGCCAACACGATGGCGTGCGTCGCGGAGGCGCTCGGGATGAGCCTGCCCGGCTCGTCGACGCCGCTGTCGGCCGACCGTCGCCGCGACTTCTACGCGCGCCGCTCGGGCGAGGCGGTCGTCGAGCTGCTGCGCCGCGGCATCACCGCGCGCGACATCCTCACGAAGGAGGCGTTCGAGAACGCCATCACCGTGGCGATGGTGCTCGGCGGCTCGACGAACGCGGTGCTGCACCTGCTCGCGATCGCCCACGAGGCCGAGGTCGAGCTCACGCTCGAGGACTTCCGCCGCATCGGGCAGCGCTCGCCGCACCTCGCCGACGTGAAGCCGTTCGGCGCCTACGTCGCGCAGGACTTCGACCGCGTCGGCGGCATGCCGGTGGTCATGAAGGCGCTGCTCGACGCGGGCCTGCTGCACGGCGACGCGCTCACGGTCACCGGCAGGACGGTCGCCGAGAACCTCGCCGAGCTCGACCCGGCCCCGATCGACGGCACCGTGGTGCGCGCGCTCGACGACCCCATCCACGCCACCGGCGGCCTCACGATCCTCGACGGCACGCTCGCGCCCGAGGGCGCGGTCGTGAAGACGGCCGGCTTCGACGCAGAGGTCTTCGAGGGCCCCGCGCGCGTCTTCGACCGCGAGCGCGCCGCGATGGACGCCCTCACGAACGGCGAGGTGCAGGCCGGCGACGTGGTGGTCATCCGCTACGAGGGGCCCAAGGGCGGGCCCGGGATGCGCGAGATGCTGGCCATCACCGCTGCCATCAAGGGAGCGGGCCTCGGCAAGGATGTATTGTTGTTGACAGACGGCAGATTCTCAGGCGGCACAACCGGCCTGTGCATCGGCCACATCGCCCCTGAGGCGGTCGACTCCGGTCCGATCGCCTTCGTGCGCGACGGAGACCGCATCAGGGTCGACATCGCCGCTCGCTCGCTTGACCTGATCGTCGACGAGGCAGAGCTCGCCTCCCGGCGTGAGGGCTGGGAGCCGCTGCCCCCGCGCTACACGCGCGGAGTCCTCGCCAAGTACGCACGCCTCGTGCGGTCGGCCGCCACCGGCGCCGTCACAGGCTGA